A single Petrotoga mexicana DSM 14811 DNA region contains:
- the miaA gene encoding tRNA (adenosine(37)-N6)-dimethylallyltransferase MiaA: MNKVLVIAGPTAVGKTEISVEIARRINGEIICMDSRQIYSNLIIGTAMPDEETKKMIPHHLFGSVDPRIHFTAFDYKKMAEKKIGEVLSRGNKPILVGGTGLYLDALRKGFLNVKSDYGLRTYLRKLEKNNPGVLRKILVDLDPQRAIKIHPNDLKRIIRAIEIYVVTGIKMGEIVKENRQSDNSFDYHIIVLDRERQELHERINKRVHQMIDEGLIDEVQNLLSLGYSTTLNSLNTIGYKEVIQYLYGKIDFNEMIHQIKVNTRNYARRQIIYFRKIGSAKWINLSQTTQEDVVDQILSEFI; this comes from the coding sequence GTGAACAAAGTTTTAGTTATAGCAGGTCCAACGGCTGTTGGAAAAACAGAAATATCTGTTGAGATAGCCAGAAGAATTAATGGTGAAATAATTTGTATGGACTCTAGACAAATTTATAGCAATCTTATAATTGGTACCGCTATGCCTGATGAAGAAACCAAAAAGATGATTCCACATCACTTGTTTGGCTCAGTAGATCCACGCATCCATTTTACAGCTTTTGACTACAAAAAAATGGCAGAAAAAAAGATTGGTGAAGTATTAAGTAGGGGAAATAAACCAATTTTAGTTGGAGGAACAGGTTTATACCTTGATGCTCTGAGAAAAGGGTTTTTGAATGTAAAATCTGACTATGGTTTAAGGACTTATTTAAGAAAATTAGAAAAAAATAATCCTGGTGTTTTGAGAAAGATATTGGTAGATTTGGATCCACAAAGAGCTATAAAGATACATCCAAACGACTTGAAAAGGATCATTAGAGCAATAGAGATTTATGTTGTAACAGGTATCAAAATGGGGGAAATTGTAAAGGAAAATAGGCAAAGTGACAATTCTTTTGATTATCATATAATCGTACTAGATAGGGAAAGGCAAGAATTACATGAAAGGATAAACAAAAGAGTCCATCAAATGATAGATGAAGGTCTGATAGATGAGGTACAAAATCTCTTGTCTTTAGGGTATTCTACAACTCTTAACTCTTTAAACACCATAGGTTATAAAGAAGTGATACAATATCTATATGGGAAAATCGATTTTAATGAAATGATTCACCAAATAAAAGTAAACACTCGTAACTATGCAAGAAGACAAATAATATACTTTCGTAAGATAGGATCTGCAAAATGGATTAATTTGAGTCAAACAACTCAAGAAGACGTAGTAGATCAAATATTAAGTGAATTTATTTGA